Proteins from one Xenorhabdus griffiniae genomic window:
- a CDS encoding NUDIX hydrolase, translated as MIHCASLAYIEDGKVLLVRVRDNKLWYFPGGKIEVNESPIEALVRELSEEINILVDPENVHFLMEVTGSSHDGCDEVRLYIHTLDKLPSCIPGNEISEISWFNLSDKEYMAPAVIKTLMAIENGLQY; from the coding sequence GTGATTCATTGTGCGAGCCTAGCATATATTGAGGATGGAAAAGTATTACTCGTCCGAGTAAGAGATAATAAACTATGGTATTTTCCCGGAGGGAAAATAGAGGTGAATGAAAGCCCGATCGAGGCACTAGTGCGTGAACTCTCCGAAGAAATAAATATTCTAGTTGATCCTGAGAATGTTCATTTTCTGATGGAAGTTACGGGGTCTAGTCATGACGGTTGTGATGAAGTTCGCCTTTATATCCATACCCTAGATAAGTTGCCATCCTGCATACCAGGAAACGAAATCAGCGAGATAAGTTGGTTCAATCTTTCTGATAAAGAATATATGGCGCCTGCCGTTATAAAAACACTCATGGCTATCGAAAATGGCTTACAATATTAA